One window of Bos indicus isolate NIAB-ARS_2022 breed Sahiwal x Tharparkar chromosome 18, NIAB-ARS_B.indTharparkar_mat_pri_1.0, whole genome shotgun sequence genomic DNA carries:
- the LOC109572262 gene encoding zinc finger protein 112-like isoform X4 produces MMKFQEPVSFKDVAVVFTEEELGLLDSAQRRLYQEVMLENFQNLLSVGNQPFKPELIFQLEREERLMMESQRGGCSGTKSPHNMESIQEVGLSCFSPKDLSTWQSWQRGAGRLTGCQDSMRNFQENISQLQKQGDSPCQVWAGIPIQISEDENCVLTHIGDGSNDIKNQEFPSWRAHHSWRKMYLTESRNYQCRCQQVSKENDFCKSDSISWISHHGDNLGVHRTGKNSSCHDCGEDVMKVSLLNHIQTGQKPYPGNEFRKAFSDDSSSEVHQQLDLEGKPCTYSACEKDCSYRSVLHIHQSVCRGDHCIFENSHLQSHQKGHAKEKPFKCEYSESINQCSSHNTYQLIPRGETSDRYSVYEKGFSHSLDLSSIVRVYIEEESHESEENGNAFNENSCLQAHQKIHTEEKRYTDMECEKGFICNSDLNIQHRVHMEEVPYNSEACANGFSLASHFQNLQIVHTREQPYKRYTCGNSFSQSSYLQAHQKIHIGEKPYKVCGNGFNWNSKLKDHQRVHTGEKPYKCSACGKGFSHRSVLNVHQRVHTGEKPYKCEECDKGFSRSSYLQAHQRVHTGEKPYKCEACGKGFSRNSYLQGHQRVHTGEKPYKCEECGKGFSRSSHLQGHQRVHTGEKPFKCEECGKGFSWSFNLQIHQRVHTGEKPYKCGECEKGFSKASTLLAHQRVHTGEKPYQCDECGKSFSQRSYLQSHQSVHTGERPYICEVCGKGFSQRAYLQGHQRVHTRVKPYKCEMCGKGFSQSSRLEAHQRVHTGGKPYKCAVCTKGFSESSRLQAHQRVHTEGRPYKCEQCGKGFSGFSSLQAHHRVHTGEKPYKCEVCGKGFSQRSNLQAHQRVHTGEKPYKCDACGKGFRWSSGLLIHQRVHSGDKFYTSEEYSKGYPSSENPYRSEVL; encoded by the exons ATGATGAAGTTCCAG GAGCCAGTGTCCTTCAAGGACGTGGCTGTGGTCTTCACCGAGGAGGAGCTGGGGCTGCTGGACTCGGCTCAGAGGAGGCTGTACCAGGAAGTGATGCTGGAGAACTTCCAGAACCTGCTCTCAGTGG GAAATCAGCCCTTCAAACCAGAGCTTATATTCCAGCTGGAGAGAGAAGAGCGTTTGATGATGGAGTCCCAGAGAGGTGGGTGTTCAG GAACCAAGAGTCCACATAATATGGAAAGTATTCAAGAAGTGGGATTAAGCTGCTTTTCCCCCAAAGACCTTTCCACCTGGCAGTCCTGGCAACGAGGTGCAGGCAGGTTAACTGGGTGTCAAGATTCCATGAGAAACTTCCAAGAGAATATTTCTCAGTTGCAAAAACAAGGTGATTCCCCCTGCCAGGTTTGGGCAGGAATACCAATTCAGATTTCTGAAGATGAGAACTGTGTCTTGACTCACATAGGAGACGGTTCCAATGACATAAAAAATCAAGAATTTCCCTCTTGGCGAGCCCACCATTCTTGGAGGAAAATGTACCTTACAGAGTCACGTAATTATCAATGTCGATGTCAGCAAGTTTCCAAGGAAAATGATTTCTGTAAATCTGACAGCATCAGTTGGATCTCACATCATGGTGATAATCTGGGTGTACACAGAACAGGAAAAAACTCCAGCTGCCATGACTGTGGAGAAGATGTCATGAAGGTTTCATTGCTTAATCATATTCAAACAGGGCAAAAGCCCTATCCTGGTAATGAGTTCAGAAAAGCCTTCAGCGATGACTCCAGCTCTGAAGTTCATCAGCAATTAGATTTAGAAGGAAAGCCCTGTACATACAGTGCATGTGAAAAGGACTGTAGTTACAGGTCAGTTCTTCATATTCATCAGAGTGTTTGTAGAGGAGatcattgtatttttgagaattcaCATCTGCAATCGCATCAGAAAGGACACGCAAAAGAGAAGCCATTTAAATGTGAATACAGTGAGAGCATCAATCAGTGCTCCTCTCATAACACATATCAACTTATACCCAGAGGAGAGACGTCTGATAGATACAGCGTGTATGAGAAAGGCTTCAGTCATAGCTTAGACCTTAGTAGTATTGTTAGGGTCTACATCGAGGAGGAATCCCATGAATCTGAGGAGAATGGGAATGCCTTTAATGAGAATTCTTGTCTTCAAGCCCATCAGAAAATCCACACTGAAGAGAAACGATACACAGACATGGAGTGTGAGAAAGGTTTCATTTGTAACTCAGATCTGAACATTCAGCACAGAGTTCACATGGAAGAGGTTCCCTATAATTCTGAGGCATGTGCTAATGGCTTCAGTCTGGCCTCACATTTTCAAAACCTTCAGATAGTCCACACTAGGGAACAACCCTATAAACGTTACACATGTGGTAACAGCTTCAGCCAAAGTTCGTATCTTCAAgcccatcagaaaattcacatcggagagaaaccttacaaggTGTGTGGGAATGGCTTCAACTGGAATTCAAAACTTAAAGATCATCAGAGAGTCCACACTGGCGAGAAGCCGTACAAATGCAGTGCATGTGGTAAAGGCTTCAGTCATAGATCTGTTCTTAATGTTCATCAGAGAGTCCACACAGGAGAGAAGCCTTATAAGTGTGAGGAGTGTGATAAGGGTTTCAGTCGGAGTTCATACCTTCAAGCCCATCAGAGAGTCcacacaggagaaaaaccatacaaatgtgaggcatgtgggaaggGCTTCAGTCGTAATTCATACCTTCAAGGGCATCAGAGAGTCCACACTGGCGAGAAACCATACAAGTGCGAGGAGTGTGGGAAGGGCTTCAGTCGGAGTTCACACCTTCAAGGCCACCAAAGGGTTCACACGGGAGAAAAACCATTCAAGTGTGAGGAGTGTGGGAAGGGCTTCAGTTGGAGCTTTAATCTTCAAATTCATCAGAGGgttcacacaggagagaaaccctataaATGTGGAGAATGTGAGAAGGGCTTCAGCAAGGCCTCAACTCTTTTGGCCCATCAGAGAgtccacacaggagagaaaccctacCAGTGTGATGAGTGTGGTAAGAGCTTCAGTCAGAGGTCTTACCTTCAGAGCCATCAGAGTGTCCACACTGGAGAGAGACCATACATCTGTGAGGTTTGTGGGAAGGGTTTCAGTCAGAGAGCATATCTTCAAGGCCACCAGAGAGTCCACACCAGAGTGAAGCCGTATAAATGTGAGATGTGTGGGAAGGGCTTTAGTCAGAGCTCACGCCTTGAAGCACATCAGAGGGTCCACACCGGAGGGAAACCCTACAAATGTGCAGTGTGCACGAAGGGTTTCAGTGAGAGTTCCCGCCTCCAAGCCCATCAGAGGGTCCACACAGAAGGGAGGCCCTATAAATGTGAACAGTGCGGCAAGGGCTTCAGTGGGTTTTCAAGTCTTCAAGCCCATCACAGAGTCCACACTGGGGAAAAACCATACAAATGTGAAGTGTGTGGAAAGGGCTTCAGTCAGAGATCAAACCTCCAGGCTCATCAGAGAgtccacacaggagagaaaccctacAAATGTGACGCGTGCGGTAAGGGTTTCCGTTGGAGTTCAGGTCTTCTAATTCATCAAAGAGTCCACAGTGGTGATAAATTCTATACAAGTGAAGAGTATAGTAAGGGTTATCCTTCATCAGAGAATCCGTACAGAAGCGAAGTTCTGTAA